In the Nicotiana tabacum cultivar K326 chromosome 16, ASM71507v2, whole genome shotgun sequence genome, one interval contains:
- the LOC107814746 gene encoding mediator of RNA polymerase II transcription subunit 4-like has product MLQNVPHQLLQSPARLGLPTPSSPSVQNPNPPPKFSSQVSQPNQPLQQANILTTSTTSSMLLPLLPPLSRAQSLLIQMASLASRLFEVSPNRSHWLSAFRGSFPSFLPSATPVPQDSFPSSSKEILSVFTSLQTQLFEAVAELQEILDLQDEKQKVIREIRSKDSSILAFANKLKEAERVLDMLVDDYSDYRRPKRAKLENDTEESSVTTVATQLKLSDILSYAHRISYTTFAPPEFGAGQAPLRGALPPAPQDEQMRASQLYNFADLDVGLPKLDEGKEKIIEPLIEPAVETNPLANIQGLITPNIVVPSGWKPGMPVELPTDLPLPPPGWKPGDPIALPPFDSLSLPPKVEEVPARPVPPPGLPRMPEPIQVRHVQLDIEDDSSDYSSDEASSDSED; this is encoded by the coding sequence ATGCTACAGAATGTTCCGCATCAACTTTTGCAATCGCCGGCCCGGCTTGGCCTGCCAACTCCCAGTTCACCTTCTGTTCAGAACCCAAACCCTCCTCCTAAGTTCTCATCACAAGTGTCGCAACCTAATCAACCCCTTCAACAGGCAAATATATTAACTACTAGTACCACCTCATCGATGCTCCTTCCTCTGCTCCCACCTCTCTCCAGAGCTCAATCTCTTCTCATTCAAATGGCATCTCTTGCTTCAAGACTCTTTGAAGTCTCACCTAACCGGTCCCATTGGCTTAGTGCTTTTCGAGGCTCTTTCCCTTCATTTCTGCCTTCTGCAACGCCGGTTCCACAAGATTCCTTCCCTTCATCGTCAAAAGAGATCCTCTCTGTGTTTACTTCTCTTCAGACACAGCTGTTTGAAGCAGTTGCAGAACTGCAAGAAATTCTTGATCTTCAAGATGAGAAGCAAAAAGTCATCCGCGAAATTAGGTCAAAagattcttcaattcttgcttttGCCAACAAACTTAAAGAAGCTGAGCGTGTTCTTGAcatgcttgttgatgattactctgaTTATCGTCGTCCCAAACGGGCCAAGTTGGAAAATGATACTGAAGAATCTTCAGTAACAACTGTGGCAACTCAGTTGAAATTATCTGACATATTGTCATATGCTCATAGGATAAGCTACACTACTTTTGCACCACCTGAATTTGGTGCTGGACAGGCTCCTCTTCGGGGAGCACTCCCTCCGGCTCCACAGGACGAGCAAATGCGTGCATCTCAATTATATAATTTTGCTGATCTTGATGTTGGTTTACCAAAACTAGATGAAGGCAAAGAGAAGATTATTGAGCCACTCATTGAACCTGCGGTGGAAACTAACCCACTTGCCAATATTCAGGGCCTCATCACTCCAAATATTGTAGTGCCATCTGGATGGAAACCTGGTATGCCTGTTGAGTTGCCCACTGACCTCCCACTTCCTCCACCTGGGTGGAAGCCTGGCGATCCAATAGCACTGCCTCCATTTGATTCTCTTTCACTTCCTCCAAAGGTCGAGGAAGTACCGGCACGACCAGTACCTCCCCCAGGACTGCCAAGAATGCCCGAACCAATACAGGTTCGGCATGTGCAGCTTGATATTGAGGATGATAGTAGTGATTACAGTTCTGATGAGGCCAGCTCTGATAGTGAAGATTGA